Proteins co-encoded in one Dendropsophus ebraccatus isolate aDenEbr1 chromosome 9, aDenEbr1.pat, whole genome shotgun sequence genomic window:
- the MCM3AP gene encoding germinal-center associated nuclear protein isoform X1 codes for MMSVVVLLHWDVLKAQVLLPHRTMNNNGLFGGQQTSNTNTQNQNTFMFGQTSLFGQNAPAQSAPAFGQSSMGQAAPLFGQQSSVFGQANPAQNTSAFGQTSGGLSASAFGQNSAALTAPVFGQAAPSQSGSVFGQATAGQSNSVFGQATSVQSAPTFGQTTSVQAASTFGQATSSAFGIATSGQSAPLFGQASSGQSNPSFGQASSQSTPAFGQGTSAQSTPVFGQSTSGQSTTVFGQAASGPTARAFGQASSAQSAPAFGQITAGQSGFPFGQTTSNQSSSPFAQQSSGQTGSLFGLSTTRQSSSLFGQAANTQSVPAFGQTSAGQTGPTFGQGSNNQSSVFGQSTTSNSASPFSQVPSSQSTSLFAQATTNQSASFFTQPTTSQSASPFGSNASVFGQAASGASATSRQSEDGSQGSQFGQQSPNSRFLFGQTTPSQTPLFGQNTTGQNFGQTGSIKSGQEGKSQISGFGQVNIGQSNFFSQPSGFQSAFSKQESGSLSEFGQPQPSQPSSSAFGNTQSTQNSKAEETEKTSIFGQSSNMSTGQTGSVFGTSTQISTSSSISNFSFPTSMAGSPFAQVSTSSEHSFKPPAHTTFKPILTGTSKSEETSTSTFSMSTKNESKDQPVFGTPSVSSTPGNINYFSLSSDKISKGEISRPSFASANSSFSSFAEEPRRDEALRGVKRREEQDHSPHRNDVATSGESSSETHGEHPPVKRAGRLNRELKGGANMLVRSLYDVVKSQMKTQHGKEVKKGDDAAPQPKVAEAESPATNQSFGRNFSSTGPNQTEPVKTISAPLSSQVPFTKSQLVPTSQTPPSRMVSFVGQSQQASSRDHSSAGPPELMSLRIRPLLEEGELPKEIQDTSPKTAASKAKHSDSPVRQAHVPPSELTALCLKGLPNNLNKKQKLVEFFKKFGKIQRVNCRMMQQMAYIYFNNNNSAAAAKKAAVQLGQNISVFWHRKKTSPAKKKKAQAEERQEMENEPESIPGVSPVRRPLLRGVKGSPIKNATFCKIIQFSADNVDAPAPSSDTTVTLPPSLLHLVGIVAETSEEKYRLLDQRDKILRQARVKRTGLDQAKVFVGTCPDMCPEKERYMRDTRNQLSIYELHPGSDKLDHAAAIKEYSRSSADQEEPLPHELRPVPVLCMTMDYLVNHIMDQGEDNYRDWYDFVWNRTRGIRKDITQQHLCDPVTVSLMEKCMRFHIHCAYQLCEEPMSSFDPKINNENLTKCLQSLKEMYQDLQNRGETCPCEPEFRGYSVLLNLNKGDILREVQQFPESVRNSEEVKFAVQVFAALNSTNFVRFFRLVRSASYLNSCILHCYFPQIRRDALRVLNVAYTTSSQRPTLFPLENIVRLLFFQDAEEATDFLTAFGLSVGESFVELNRAAFAEPVVPLQPKRCLYISHKRQGSVGEVVNGAPLPQFSPHVPVCSFDLQDKYTGSSSIYEPGLRMLPEPTEKHTPEEVSNKRAIVLVPEAKEVGAVPAQAVFQPILPPEPPPSPPKPKFSDKDVADVFEDILEETVKQLSAPYVDNVAAYVSAALGESSVVSDQLLAEAVVNLSRTIAEDEIKAEIERVKEEKRRKAEEARRIQERERFLSLESQSQCHDLINEVITENIHKISKEELQKAVQIDHNNRILRCSQKVCDQCVGRFVDEEISQIARDTLYEMQCCSKYIQRWREVLAARKKLRRQMRAFPAAPGSVGRDGRLKALIPSATHDVQNLSKGIVNLGHAGKLSVSFTRCQQLREQIFHQMKVQHYFQELLCDAAWSPVELPSLIVKHLPTWKQCIFWKVVLALPEVEDPDDPTSVLSEWLKAKFCWAGVKPEGDLKQQVETLALYSSLESQEGCSVRVNVCVKAVHGPLTENELEQAELQNQLLGTSGIVLLLPAQSDTDVCHIAAILQLKQLLQAKPFKPPPALAVLVPSSYADPESVVEEDLNISDLVSSGLISDYNVFPIPDGINDMNGTNMVSSAVEFLLSHCPRSLELRSLPFRQYIEDGVCSAFSNAFYLDKMERRKSGLPSQDPAAIIDLYNGTIAFLAEIVSSEQLTELSWPVTEFTSSSGSSLMPPTDWNCSRHLLWLRKAILGFQLPQMDKPPQGAPWGPVCSMIMGYVSQIARAPSSKPLLFSEVQLLLDRIKKHWFEQEGIAGFTPSVQEIPWDEIIALCINHKLRAWDPPSISDSKVSEEDLYVYFFEEDLKTFAYPETWENARASTLQNALVTTSSPQSRRKRHSQTSQTVHSVIVSSEDDAQKVPRHPELPDMTSLPSQLNRTILAEKEENERFNEKLQQLLMEDPLDASLSLPVYLPIPSMSDSLENSVIVPALQKSSTHTTTMFSPTMRDPIVRSHSLRPSVKDRIKELNMKLRGNQEEDITFSLHLSTLLDVAKFEEGSISLK; via the exons ATGATGAGCGTTGTAGTTCTGCTACATTGGGAT gtTTTAAAGGCACAAGTTTTGTTGCCCCACCGGACAATGAACAATAACGGCCTCTTCGGTGGCCAGCAGACCTCAAACACCAATACACAAAATCAGAACACGTTCATGTTTGGGCAGACATCGTTATTTGGCCAGAATGCCCCTGCACAGTCGGCCCCAGCATTTGGACAGTCATCCATGGGCCAGGCTGCTCCCCTGTTTGGACAACAGTCATCTGTCTTTGGACAGGCTAATCCAGCTCAGAACACTTCAGCATTTGGCCAGACAAGTGGTGGATTGTCAGCTTCTGCGTTTGGGCAGAATTCTGCTGCACTAACAGCACCAGTGTTTGGGCAAGCTGCCCCTAGTCAGTCTGGTTCTGTATTTGGGCAGGCCACGGCTGGGCAGTCTAACTCTGTGTTTGGTCAAGCCACTTCTGTGCAGTCTGCTCCCACATTTGGACAAACCACTTCTGTACAGGCTGCTTCTACTTTTGGGCAAGCAACTTCTTCAGCATTTGGAATAGCAACATCTGGACAGAGTGCTCCATTGTTTGGACAGGCAAGTTCTGGGCAGTCTAATCCTTCATTTGGGCAGGCCTCCAGTCAATCAACACCTGCTTTTGGACAGGGTACGTCTGCACAGTCTACCCCAGTATTTGGACAGAGCACTTCTGGTCAGTCTACAACTGTGTTTGGGCAGGCCGCATCTGGTCCAACTGCACGTGCATTTGGACAGGCATCTTCTGCACAGTCTGCTCCAGCGTTTGGACAGATCACAGCAGGACAGTCTGGTTTTCCCTTTGGACAGACTACCAGTAATCAGTCGTCTTCTCCCTTTGCACAACAATCTTCAGGACAAACAGGTTCATTGTTTGGCCTGTCAACAACCAGACAGTCCTCTTCCCTCTTTGGACAGGCAGCTAATACCCAGTCAGTACCAGCATTTGGACAGACATCTGCTGGGCAGACAGGCCCCACATTTGGACAAGGCAGTAACAATCAATCATCTGTATTTGGGCAGTCTACTACCAGTAACTCTGCATCTCCTTTTTCACAAGTACCATCTAGCCAATCTACATCCCTCTTTGCTCAGGCCACTACTAACCAGTCGGCATCTTTCTTTACACAGCCAACAACTAGCCAGTCAGCCTCCCCCTTTGGAAGCAATGCTTCTGTTTTTGGGCAGGCAGCATCTGGGGCATCTGCAACATCCAGGCAGTCTGAAGATGGATCACAGGGTTCACAGTTCGGACAGCAATCGCCCAATAGTCGATTTTTATTTGGCCAGACAACCCCAAGCCAAACACCTTTGTTTGGGCAGAATACAACTGGGCAAAATTTTGGTCAGACAGGCTCCATTAAATCTGGGCAGGAGGGAAAAAGCCAGATTTCTGGCTTTGGACAGGTAAACATTGGGCAGAGTAACTTTTTCAGCCAGCCATCTGGCTTCCAGTCTGCATTTAGTAAGCAGGAGTCTGGTTCTCTCTCTGAATTTGGGCAACCTCAGCCTTCTCAACCATCCTCTTCTGCATTTGGAAATACACAGTCCACACAAAATAGCAAAGCAGAAGAAACCGAGAAGACGTCTATCTTTGGTCAGTCATCAAATATGTCCACAGGTCAGACTGGAAGTGTGTTTGGCACCAGCACACAGATAAGTACCAGTTCTAGTATCTCAAACTTTAGTTTTCCCACAAGTATGGCAGGATCACCTTTTGCTCAGGTGTCAACCAGTTCCGAACACAGCTTTAAACCCCCTGCTCATACAACTTTCAAGCCAATCTTAACTGGAACAAGTAAATCCGAGGAAACTTCCACATCTACGTTTAGCATGTCCACTAAAAATGAGTCAAAAGACCAACCAGTATTTGGAActccctcagtatcatccacgcCAGGGAACATTAACTACTTCTCTTTGTCTTCAGACAAGATAAGTAAAGGTGAAATATCCAGGCCTTCATTTGCAAGTGCTAACAGCAGCTTCTCTAGTTTTGCCGAAGAACCTAGAAGAGATGAAGCACTGAGAGGAGTAAAGCGAAGAGAGGAGCAAGATCATTCCCCACATAGAAATGATGTTGCTACCTCAGGTGAATCATCTTCAGAAACCCATGGTGAACATCCACCAGTAAAAAGGGCAGGTCGATTGAATCGAGAATTGAAAGGGGGTGCTAACATGTTGGTAAGGAGCTTGTATGATGTTGTGAAAAGTCAAATGAAAACTCAACATGGGAAAGAGGTAAAAAAAGGTGATGATGCTGCTCCGCAGCCTAAGGTTGCAGAAGCAGAGTCTCCAGCGACAAATCAGTCATTTGGAAGAAATTTTTCTTCAACTGGACCTAACCAAACTGAACCTGTTAAAACTATCTCAGCACCATTATCCAGTCAAGTACCTTTCACTAAGTCCCAGCTGGTACCTACAAGTCAGACACCACCTTCCAGAATGGTTTCTTTTGTAGGACAGAGCCAGCAAGCATCTAGCAGGGATCATTCTTCAGCTGGACCTCCTGAACTGATGTCTCTGAGAATTCGGCCCTTGCTAGAGGAAGGAGAGCTGCCAAAGGAAATTCAAG ATACCTCTCCCAAGACTGCAGCAAGCAAAGCCAAACATTCTGATAGCCCTGTGCGCCAAGCTCATGTTCCCCCCAGTGAGCTGACAGCTCTTTGTTTGAAAGGACTGCCAAATAATCTGAATAAGAAAcaaaaactggtggaattcttcAAGAAGTTTGGAAAAATTCAACGTGTAAATTGCAGAATGATGCAACAAATGgcctacatttattttaataacaat AACTCTGCAGCTGCGGCAAAGAAGGCGGCAGTACAACTCGGTCAGAATATTTCAGTTTTCTGGCACCGGAAAAAAACAA gtcctgcaaagaaaaaaaaggctCAGGCAGAAGAGAGACAAGAAATGGAGAATGAGCCTGAGAGCATTCCAGGCGTTTCCCCTGTACGCAGACCTCTTCTCCGAGGAGTGAAGGG ATCTCCTATAAAGAATGCCACGTTTTGCAAGATTATTCAGTTTAGTGCTGACAATGTAGATGCCCCAGCACCTTCCTCTGACACCACAGTGACTTTACCGCCTTCACTTTTACATCTTGTGGGAATCGTGGctgagacttcagaagagaagtatCGTCTCTTAGACCAGAGGGACAAGATACTGAGACAAG CTCGAGTTAAAAGAACGGGGTTAGATCAAGCCAAAGTTTTTGTAGGAACTTGTCCTGACATGTGCCCTGAAAAGGAGAGGTACATGAGGGATACCCGAAATCAGCTTAGCATCTATGAGTTACATCCAGGATCAGATAAG CTGGACCATGCAGCTGCAATAAAAGAGTACAGTCGATCTTCAGCTGATCAAGAGGAGCCCCTCCCTCATGAGTTGCGTCCTGTACCAGTACTGTGCATGACCATGGATTATTTGGTGAACCACATAATGGATCAGGGAGAGGACAATTATCGAGATTGGTATGACTTTGTCTGGAACCGAACACGTGGGATTCGAAAG GATATTACACAGCAACACTTGTGTGACCCTGTAACTGTGTCCTTGATGGAGAAGTGTATGCGTTTTCACATTCACTGTGCCTATCAGCTTTGTGAGGAGCCAATGTCCTCATTTGATCCAAAAATCAATAATGAGAATTTGACAAAGTGTTTGCAGAGCCTTAAGGAGATGTACCAGGACCTACAAAATCGTGGCGAGACCTGTCCTTGTGAACCTGAGTTCAGAGGCTATAGCGTTCTACTCAATCTCAACAAGGGAGATATTCTCAG agaggTGCAACAGTTTCCTGAGTCTGTTCGCAACTCAGAAGAAGTGAAGTTTGCTGTCCAAGTGTTTGCAGCACTGAATAGTACAAACTTTGTCCGGTTCTTCAGGCTTGTTCGTTCTGCCTCTTACCTTAACAGCTGCATATTACACTGTTATTTTCCCCAG ATACGAAGAGATGCATTACGTGTCTTGAATGTAGCGTACACAACTAGCTCTCAGAGACCCACCTTATTTCCTCTAGAAAACATAGTTCGCCTCTTGTTTTTCCAAGATGCAGAAGAAGCTACGGATTTCCTTACAGCCTTTGGCCTAAGTGTGGGTGAAAG ttTTGTAGAGCTAAATCGTGCTGCGTTTGCCGAGCCGGTGGTTCCATTGCAGCCAAAGAGGTGCTTGTATATCAGTCATAAGCGCCAAGGGTCGGTGGGGGAAGTTGTGAATGGAGCTCCACTCCCCCAATTCTCTCCGCATGTGCCTGTTTGCAGCTTTGATTTACAGGATAAATATACTGGAAGCAGCAGCATTTATGAGCCAGGACTCAGAATGTTACCAGAGCCTACAG AAAAACATACCCCTGAAGAAGTATCAAATAAACGGGCAATTGTGCTTGTGCCTGAAGCCAAGGAAGTGGGTGCAGTGCCTGCTCAGGCAGTGTTTCAGCCCATCTTGCCTCCTgaaccaccaccatctccccctaaGCCAAAATTTAGTGACAAG GATGTGGCTGATGTTTTTGAAGATATTTTGGAAGAAACAGTGAAACAATTGAGTGCTCCCTATGTCGACAATGTGGCAGCATACGTCTCGGCTGCGCTTGG AGAGTCGTCTGTGGTTTCCGATCAGCTGCTTGCAGAAGCTGTCGTGAATCTTTCAAGAACAATTGCAGAAGACGAGATAAAAGCCGAGATCGAAAGGGTGAAAGAGGAGAAGCGAAGGAAGGCAGAAGAAGCCAG GAGGATTCAAGAAAGAGAGCGATTTCTTTCTCTGGAGAGCCAGTCCCAATGTCATGACCTGATAAATGAAGTCATTACAGAGAATATCCACAAAATATCCAAGGAAGAGCTGCA GAAAGCGGTACAAATTGATCATAATAACCGCATTTTACGGTGCTCCCAGAAGGTCTGTGACCAGTGCGTTGGTCGATTTGTGGATGAGGAGATATCCCAGATAGCCAGAGATACCCTTTATGAGATGCAGTGTTGCAGCAAATACATCCAGAG GTGGCGGGAGGTTTTAGCTGCACGAAAGAAGTTAAGACGTCAAATGCGTGCTTTCCCAGCAGCGCCTGGGTCTGTAGGCCGTGATGGTAGACTGAAAGCTTTGATTCCCAGCGCCACCCATGATGTACAGAATTTGTCTAAAGGAATTGTTAACTTGGGTCATGCTGGAAAATTAAGCGTTTCCTTTACCAG ATGTCAACAGCTCAGGGAACAGATATTTCATCAGATGAAGGTTCAGCATTATTTCCAAGAGTTGTTGTG TGATGCTGCATGGTCGCCAGTAGAGCTGCCGTCTCTGATTGTTAAGCATCTTCCCACATGGAAGCAATGCATCTTTTGGAAAGTAGTCCTTGCTTTGCCTGAAGTTGAAGATCCTGATGATCCTACAAG TGTTCTGTCGGAGTGGTTAAAGGCCAAATTCTGTTGGGCGGGTGTCAAGCCTGAGGGTGATCTGAAGCAGCAAGTTGAAACCCTAGCGCTATACAGCTCCTTAGAGTCTCAGGAAGGATGCTCGGTTCGGGTTAATGTGTGTGTAAAG GCTGTACATGGTCCCCTGACAGAGAATGAGTTAGAACAAGCTGAGCTTCAAAACCAGTTATTGGGAACAAGTGGTATTGTCCTCCTTTTGCCAGCGCAGTCAGATACAGATGTGTGTCACATCGCAGCAATACTGCAACTGAAGCAGCTACTCCAAGCTAAACCTTTCAAGCCACCCCCTGCTCTCGCTGTTCTGGTACCTTCATCTTATGCAGATCCAGAGAGCGTCGTAGAAGAAG ACCTCAATATATCAGATCTAGTGTCAAGTGGATTAATTTCAGATTATAATGTGTTCCCCATACCTGATGGCATAAATGACATGAATGGAACAAACATG GTCTCCTCTGCTGTAGAGTTTCTGCTGTCTCACTGCCCCCGTTCTTTGGAGCTTCGCAGTCTCCCTTTCcgacagtatatagaggatggcGTATGCAGTGCATTCAGTAATGCTTTTTATCTGGATAAGATGGAAAGAAGGAAATCTGGACTTCCCTCACAGGATCCAGCTGCCATCATTGACTTGTACAATGGAACCATTGCGTTCCTAGCTGAGATAGTCTCTTCAGAGCAACTTACTGAACTGTCCTGGCCCGTAACAGAGTTCACATCTTCAAGTGGCAGCTCCTTAATGCCACCTACTGACTGGAACTGTTCCAGACATCTTTTGTGGCTAAGAAAAGCTATACTTGGTTTTCAGCTTCCACAAATGGACAAGCCTCCTCAAGGAG CTCCTTGGGGCCCTGTCTGCTCTATGATTATGGGCTATGTGTCACAGATCGCTCGAGCACCATCAAGTAAACCCCTGTTGTTCTCTGAAGTACAGCTTCTTTTGGATCGCATAAAGAAACACTGGTTTGAACAGGAAGGAATTGCAGGATTTACACCGTCAGTGCAAGAGATTCCTTGGGATGAGATTATTGCTCTTTGCATCAATCACAAACTGAGAGCCTGGGACCCCCCATCCATTTCTGATTCAAAAG TTTCCGAAGAGGATCTTTATGTCTATTTCTTTGAGGAAGATTTAAAAACATTTGCATACCCAGAAACATGGGAAAATGCTCGTGCCTCCACGCTTCAGAATGCACTTGTAACTACTAGCAG CCCTCAAAGTAGAAGGAAGCGTCACTCCCAGACATCTCAGACTGTACACTCTGTCATTGTGTCCAGTGAAGATGATGCACAGAAAGTCCCAAGACATCCTGAGCTGCCTGATATGACCTCTCTTCCATCACAGCTGAACCGCACTATTTTAGCGGAGAAAGAGGAGAatgaaag ATTTAATGAAAAACTGCAGCAGCTACTCATGGAAGACCCTCTCGATGCATCTCTTTCCCTGCCGGTATACCTACCCATCCCTTCTATGTCGGATTCTTTagaaaattctgttattgtaccaGCCCTGCAGAAGTCATCCACACACACTACTACAATGTTTTCTCCAACCATGCGAGACCCTATTGTTCGCTCCCACTCACTAAGGCCATCTGTGAAAGACAGAATAAAGGAGCTGAACATGAAGTTAAGAGGGAATCAAGAGGAGGACATCACCTTCAGCTTACACCTTAGCACATTGCTTGATGTAGCCAAATTTGAGGAAGGAAGCATTTCCCTAAAGTAA